A single window of Lacerta agilis isolate rLacAgi1 chromosome 12, rLacAgi1.pri, whole genome shotgun sequence DNA harbors:
- the ENTPD3 gene encoding ectonucleoside triphosphate diphosphohydrolase 3 isoform X2 produces MSTIVTFVFLLLSIAIIVAITLVQVNRKEVLSPGLKYGIVLDAGSSRTTAYVYEWPAEKENNTGVVSQTFKCNVKGPGISSYASNPQEIANPINDCMNKVKEKIPLHLHRTTPVYLGATAGMRLLRLQNESAAHEVLRSIQNYFASLPFEFRGTQIITGQEEGVYGWITANYLMGNFLERNLWRAWVHPHGAETTGALDLGGASTQISFIPDETGDTTNSTLPVQLYGYEYSVYTHSFQCYGRDEAEKKLLALILQNSGDKSRIYNPCYPRNYKTVLTMKYLYGSLCTAFLRPENYNPDQLVNVTGSGDPALCREAVSKLFDFASCREKEDCSFNGVYQPKVKGNFVAFSGFYYTVNALNLTGEFSLADFNSSMWTLCSENWNQLPYMIPKFDEIYAKSYCFSANYIYYLLIHGYKFSAKTWPQIRFQKEVDNSSIAWSLGYMLSLTNMIPAESNRILSPMSPSLFAGLLLFFTAVALLCLIFLVYSCVVSRMRKNACHVDHVFPVE; encoded by the exons TATGGAATAGTGCTTGATGCAGGATCATCTCGGACCACTGCCTATGTATATGAATGGCcagcagagaaagaaaacaacacGGGGGTCGTGAGCCAGACCTTCAAGTGCAATGTGAAAG GTCCTGGGATATCCAGCTATGCGAGCAACCCTCAAGAAATTGCAAACCCCATTAATGACTGCATGAATAAAGTGAAAGAGAAAATTCCTTTGCACTTACATAGGACCACACCTGTCTACCTGGGAGCCACAGCCGGCATGAGACTTCTGAG GTTGCAAAATGAATCAGCGGCCCACGAAGTCCTTCGGAGCATTCAAAACTACTTTGCATCCCTGCCCTTTGAATTTAGGGGCACTCAAATCATAACAGGGCAAGAGGAAGGTGTGTACGGATGGATAACAGCCAACTATTTGATGGGCAATTTCTTGGAG AGAAACCTTTGGAGGGCCTGGGTCCATCCCCACGGAGCAGAGACCACAGGTGCCCTCGATTTAGGAGGGGCCTCCACCCAAATATCGTTCATCCCTGATGAGACCGGCGACACGACCAACAGCACGCTGCCAGTGCAGCTGTACGGCTATGAGTACAGCGTCTACACGCACAGCTTCCAGTGTTACGGGAGGGATGAAGCAGAGAAAAAACTGCTGGCATTGATACTACAG AATTCAGGTGATAAATCCAGGATCTATAATCCATGCTATCCTCGGAATTATAAAACTGTTTTAACCATGAAATACTTGTACGGCAGCCTCTGCACGGCATTTCTAAGGCCGGAGAACTACAACCCAGACCAGCTTGTAAATGTCACTGGAAGTGGAGATCCAGCTCTCTGCAGGGAAGCTGTATCCAAGTTATTTGATTTTGCaagttgcagggagaaggaagacTGTTCGTTTAATGGAGTCTATCAGCCAAAGGTTAAAGGGAACTTTGTG GCCTTTTCTGGATTTTACTACACAGTCAATGCTCTGAATTTAACTGGAGAATTTTCACTGGCTGATTTTAATTCAAGCATGTGGACATTATGTTCAGAGAATTGGAATCAG cttCCGTACATGATACCTAAATTTGATGAAATCTACGCAAAATCTTACTGCTTTTCAGCTAACTACATCTATTACCTGCTTATACATGGGTATAAGTTCAGTGCAAAGACGTGGCCACAGATTCGCTTTCAGAAGGAA GTCGATAACAGCAGCATAGCCTGGTCGCTAGGCTACATGCTCAGTCTCACCAACATGATTCCAGCAGAGAGCAATAGGATCTTGTCCCCCATGAGCCCCTCCCTGTTTGCTGGGCTGCTTCTCTTTTTCACAGCCGTGGCGTTGCTCTGCCTCATCTTCCTCGTGTACTCGTGTGTGGTGTCGCGCATGCGAAAGAACGCCTGCCATGTCGACCACGTGTTTCCTGTAGAATAA